A stretch of the Amycolatopsis sp. BJA-103 genome encodes the following:
- a CDS encoding DmpA family aminopeptidase, protein MTRARDLGVPLPGRTGEHNALTDVPGVEIGFTTLVEGESVRTGVTGVLPRGHEDFAVPCAAGTYALNGNGEMTGTAWLAETGSLTLPVLITSTHAVGACHRGVIDWVVRERPDVAAEWLLPVVAETWDGYLNDSTAPTIHNGHAIAAIDAAAAGPVSEGSVGGGTGMTCYGFKGGTGTSSRVVSYGDDEYTVGVLVQANFGSRRELTVAGERVGLELSADNPLEEAWTAPPGAGSVIVIVGTDAPLLPGQCTSLARRVPLGLARTGTTGSHFSGDLFLAFSTANPGALTSRFPRTEEAEYENLRFVPWGRLDPFFEAVVQATEEAVLNALFANEEMTGHRGHRVPALPTARWRG, encoded by the coding sequence ATGACCCGCGCCCGCGATCTGGGTGTCCCCCTGCCCGGCCGGACCGGCGAGCACAACGCGCTCACCGACGTCCCCGGCGTCGAAATCGGCTTCACGACACTCGTCGAAGGCGAATCGGTGCGCACCGGCGTCACCGGCGTCCTGCCGCGTGGGCACGAGGACTTCGCCGTGCCCTGCGCGGCCGGGACGTACGCCCTCAACGGCAACGGCGAGATGACCGGTACCGCCTGGCTGGCCGAGACCGGGTCGCTGACCCTTCCGGTGCTGATCACCTCCACGCACGCCGTCGGCGCCTGCCACCGCGGCGTGATCGACTGGGTGGTGCGGGAACGGCCTGACGTGGCCGCCGAATGGCTGCTGCCGGTGGTCGCCGAAACCTGGGACGGCTACCTGAACGACAGCACCGCACCGACCATCCACAACGGACACGCCATCGCCGCCATCGACGCCGCGGCGGCCGGTCCCGTCAGCGAGGGTTCCGTCGGCGGTGGCACCGGGATGACCTGTTACGGCTTCAAGGGCGGCACCGGAACGTCCTCCCGTGTCGTGTCCTATGGAGACGACGAGTACACCGTGGGCGTATTGGTACAGGCCAACTTCGGCTCACGCCGCGAACTCACCGTCGCCGGCGAGCGGGTCGGGCTCGAACTGAGCGCGGACAATCCGTTGGAGGAGGCCTGGACGGCGCCGCCGGGGGCGGGCTCGGTCATCGTGATCGTGGGGACCGACGCTCCCCTGCTGCCCGGCCAGTGCACCTCGCTCGCGCGCCGGGTCCCGCTCGGTCTCGCCCGCACCGGCACCACGGGCTCGCATTTCTCCGGCGACCTCTTCCTCGCGTTCAGCACGGCGAACCCGGGCGCGCTCACCAGCCGGTTCCCGCGGACGGAGGAGGCCGAGTACGAGAACCTCCGGTTCGTTCCGTGGGGCAGGCTCGACCCGTTCTTCGAGGCCGTGGTTCAGGCGACCGAAGAGGCGGTGCTCAACGCCCTGTTCGCGAACGAGGAGATGACCGGCCATCGGGGTCACCGGGTCCCCGCGCTGCCGACTGCGCGCTGGCGCGGCTGA